In Aureibaculum algae, the following are encoded in one genomic region:
- a CDS encoding CynX/NimT family MFS transporter, giving the protein MTDSMKTTSKSANILLLIGILFIALNLRPAIAGVGPLVDDIKLATGLSNAMLGLLTTLPLIAFGVISMLTPLFTNRFGIGKTLFGAMILLIIGILIRYIEGNFFLYFGTLLFGISIAFGNVLLPGITKRNFSKNSGLVTSLYSAVMAVGASLAAGVSVPLTHIKGVGWRESLVVWALLAFIAAIIWFPQVNRLKRPPIKNDFIKAMKSLTKSRLAWQVAIFMGLQSLTFYVILAWLPAILISRGFEADYAGWMLSLSQATGILASLIVPIIAGRRKDQRSIVWVLILMEIIGIIGLMLPQFGGVAIWVSLIGFVLGGSFGLSLLFIVLRSHNTASATELSGMAQSIGYIIAATGPFIFASIFDFTGSWVYALMLLLVVSVLKLFSGLYIGKPGEV; this is encoded by the coding sequence ATGACAGATTCAATGAAAACTACATCAAAATCAGCCAATATTTTATTGCTAATTGGTATTTTGTTTATTGCTCTAAATTTGCGACCTGCTATTGCTGGAGTTGGTCCCTTGGTTGATGATATTAAATTGGCTACAGGTCTTTCAAATGCGATGTTAGGTTTGTTAACCACGTTACCTCTAATTGCTTTTGGAGTTATTTCAATGCTGACCCCTTTATTTACAAATCGTTTTGGTATTGGTAAAACCTTATTTGGAGCTATGATACTCTTAATAATCGGGATTTTGATACGGTACATTGAAGGTAATTTTTTTCTTTATTTCGGAACACTACTATTTGGAATCTCCATCGCTTTTGGTAATGTATTATTGCCGGGTATAACAAAACGTAATTTTTCTAAAAATTCAGGATTAGTTACCAGTTTGTATTCTGCAGTAATGGCTGTAGGTGCATCATTGGCCGCAGGTGTAAGTGTACCTTTGACGCATATAAAAGGTGTAGGTTGGAGAGAATCACTAGTAGTTTGGGCACTCTTGGCTTTTATTGCGGCAATCATTTGGTTTCCTCAAGTTAACAGATTAAAAAGGCCTCCCATAAAGAATGATTTTATAAAAGCGATGAAATCACTCACCAAGTCTAGATTGGCTTGGCAAGTGGCCATTTTTATGGGCTTACAGTCATTAACCTTTTATGTAATTTTAGCTTGGTTACCGGCTATTTTAATTAGTAGAGGTTTTGAAGCTGATTATGCGGGGTGGATGCTTTCTTTATCGCAAGCAACAGGGATTTTGGCTTCATTAATTGTGCCCATTATTGCAGGTAGAAGAAAAGATCAACGGAGTATTGTATGGGTTTTGATTTTGATGGAAATCATTGGAATTATTGGGCTTATGCTACCTCAATTTGGTGGCGTTGCTATTTGGGTTTCTTTAATCGGATTCGTATTAGGAGGTTCTTTTGGGTTGTCTTTACTTTTTATCGTTTTGCGATCGCATAATACCGCATCGGCAACCGAATTATCTGGTATGGCACAATCAATTGGGTATATAATTGCTGCTACAGGGCCCTTTATTTTTGCCAGTATTTTTGATTTTACAGGAAGTTGGGTGTATGCACTTATGTTGTTGTTAGTAGTATCGGTATTGAAATTGTTTTCAGGATTGTATATAGGGAAACCAGGTGAGGTGTAA
- a CDS encoding DUF7133 domain-containing protein, with protein sequence MKFLSCLISCLVLLSCKPVFEEPVIALDDYKIEEGFTLELVASEPLLDAPVAIDFDNKGRIWVVDMPGFMNGETDPIASIKILEDLDNDGVADHAKIVVDSLVMPRALALVYGGLLYAEPPNLWFAEIENDQIKNKILVDSLYAPDGNPEHQPNGLIMNIDNWIYSAKSNFRYQKKHGKWIKEPTSFRGQWGITKDDFGRLYFNDNSRQLLGDYVLPNLLIRNKFYTPKEGLNRVLTDNQRVYPLYPTPVNRGYVKGVLDKDSLLVHFTAACGPLVYRGTNFSDNYNQNVFVCEPAANLVKRNILTFNGVYTEANQAYQDKEFLASTDEGFRPVNLNNGPDGNMYIVDMHRGVIQHHVYLSPYLKKKSKEEKLDSLVDFGRILKVSKTGVQKQNVPDLNGLSNEALVNLLKSENGWLRDRVQQLIILKGDKSTINLLNDVVQEVQSPLAQLHAMYALQGLDALSFETLVDIAKNGNSEVGAHAVILLEDFAKKENTNVASLLFKELIGKNSITLDFYLSAIIGNWATVNKEAFLPFIEMLSAKYKNHQIFQEALVSGFSDTTIGLQKELIEKENVKNTLFAEVLTKNIKQFEDKKLNTLYVKIGPTKDARTNGAHLYQQICAACHSSGGEGIEGLAPPLLDSEYLKTSMEKLGLVLLHGLEGSVTINNTVYNFNGTMPGLIDNTNISDTDLHDIINYITSAFTKKPSSLSIEKIKELRNQKSKSGSEFTEAELNTLFK encoded by the coding sequence ATGAAATTTTTATCCTGTCTTATTTCCTGTCTTGTTTTATTAAGTTGTAAACCTGTATTTGAGGAACCAGTTATCGCATTAGATGATTATAAAATAGAGGAAGGCTTTACTTTAGAATTAGTGGCTTCTGAACCCTTATTAGATGCTCCAGTTGCTATTGATTTTGATAATAAGGGTCGCATTTGGGTGGTGGATATGCCTGGATTTATGAATGGAGAAACGGATCCTATTGCTTCTATTAAAATTTTAGAAGATTTAGATAATGATGGAGTAGCTGATCATGCCAAAATTGTTGTAGATAGTCTGGTTATGCCAAGGGCATTAGCTTTAGTTTATGGTGGGTTATTATATGCTGAACCGCCTAATTTATGGTTTGCTGAAATTGAGAATGATCAAATAAAAAATAAAATACTAGTTGATTCTCTCTACGCTCCTGATGGAAATCCAGAACATCAACCCAATGGTTTAATAATGAATATTGACAATTGGATTTATAGTGCTAAATCTAATTTTAGATATCAGAAAAAACATGGTAAATGGATAAAAGAACCAACATCTTTTCGTGGGCAATGGGGAATTACAAAAGATGATTTCGGACGGCTTTATTTTAATGATAATTCAAGGCAGCTATTAGGTGATTATGTATTGCCAAATTTGTTAATTAGAAATAAATTTTATACCCCAAAAGAAGGGTTAAATAGAGTATTAACAGATAATCAACGTGTATATCCGTTATATCCAACACCCGTAAATCGTGGTTATGTAAAGGGAGTTTTAGATAAGGACAGTCTACTTGTTCATTTCACAGCTGCTTGCGGACCTTTGGTATATCGAGGTACTAATTTTTCTGATAATTATAACCAGAATGTTTTTGTTTGTGAACCTGCTGCCAATTTGGTGAAAAGAAATATTTTAACCTTTAATGGTGTGTATACGGAGGCCAATCAGGCTTACCAAGATAAAGAGTTTTTAGCATCAACAGATGAAGGGTTTAGACCTGTTAATTTAAATAATGGTCCTGACGGAAATATGTACATTGTAGATATGCATCGAGGTGTTATACAACATCATGTGTACTTAAGTCCATATTTAAAAAAGAAATCTAAAGAAGAAAAGTTGGACTCCTTAGTAGATTTTGGACGTATTTTAAAAGTTTCAAAAACCGGCGTTCAAAAACAAAATGTACCTGACTTAAATGGTTTGTCAAATGAAGCGTTGGTAAATTTGTTAAAAAGTGAAAACGGCTGGTTAAGAGATCGAGTGCAACAATTAATTATTTTAAAAGGAGATAAGAGTACTATAAACTTATTGAATGATGTAGTACAAGAAGTGCAATCTCCATTGGCTCAGCTTCATGCCATGTATGCATTACAGGGTTTAGATGCCTTGAGTTTTGAAACACTTGTAGATATTGCTAAAAATGGAAATAGTGAGGTTGGTGCACATGCTGTTATTTTATTAGAAGATTTTGCTAAGAAAGAAAATACAAATGTTGCGTCACTTCTATTTAAAGAGTTAATTGGTAAAAATAGCATTACGCTTGACTTTTATTTAAGTGCTATAATTGGCAATTGGGCAACTGTAAATAAAGAAGCCTTTTTACCTTTTATTGAAATGTTATCTGCAAAATATAAAAATCACCAAATTTTTCAAGAGGCATTAGTGAGTGGGTTTTCTGACACTACTATTGGTTTGCAAAAGGAATTGATTGAAAAGGAGAATGTTAAAAACACTTTATTTGCTGAGGTGTTAACCAAGAATATAAAACAGTTTGAGGATAAAAAGCTGAATACATTGTATGTTAAAATAGGCCCAACAAAAGATGCACGGACAAATGGAGCCCATTTGTATCAACAAATTTGTGCTGCTTGTCATAGTTCTGGTGGTGAAGGAATTGAAGGTTTAGCTCCTCCGTTGTTAGATTCAGAGTATTTGAAAACAAGTATGGAAAAATTGGGACTTGTTTTACTTCATGGATTAGAAGGGTCAGTAACTATTAATAATACCGTTTATAATTTTAATGGCACGATGCCTGGCTTAATTGATAATACGAATATTTCTGATACCGATCTACACGATATTATTAATTATATAACCAGTGCTTTTACTAAAAAACCAAGTTCTTTAAGTATTGAAAAAATAAAGGAACTTCGTAACCAGAAATCAAAGAGTGGATCAGAATTTACAGAAGCTGAGCTTAATACACTTTTTAAGTAA
- a CDS encoding TPM domain-containing protein — MDKTRFKYFHFIIIAFLLFGFSIQSFSQDIPEKKHPDKAVQDYVNLLSDNEQRQLNLKLKNYADTTSTGIAIAIRDDIVDDINFYGAQMLAAWGLGQAKEDNGVLIVLDTNQRKVAISTGYGVEHLLTDALSKRIIETIITPQFKQGNYYEGLDRATSAIMQILNGEYKGTPQGDGGGGIPVVFIIIFVIVLLIILSGRNKRNGGNGGNKRNGATQSILEAIILSRAGRGGFGGGGFGGGFGGGSSGGGFGGFGGGMGGGGGASGSW; from the coding sequence ATGGATAAAACCAGATTTAAATATTTTCATTTTATAATTATTGCTTTTTTATTATTTGGCTTTAGTATTCAAAGTTTTTCTCAAGATATTCCTGAAAAAAAACATCCTGATAAAGCAGTTCAAGATTATGTAAATTTATTATCTGATAATGAGCAGAGACAATTAAATCTTAAGTTAAAAAATTACGCAGACACCACTTCAACAGGAATAGCAATAGCGATAAGGGATGATATTGTAGATGATATAAATTTCTATGGGGCACAGATGTTAGCCGCATGGGGTTTAGGCCAAGCTAAAGAAGATAATGGAGTGTTGATAGTTTTAGATACAAATCAACGAAAGGTGGCCATATCAACTGGTTATGGTGTTGAGCATTTATTAACTGATGCATTATCTAAACGTATTATTGAAACTATCATTACTCCCCAATTTAAACAAGGAAATTATTATGAGGGATTAGATAGAGCTACTTCTGCAATTATGCAAATCCTCAATGGTGAATATAAAGGTACTCCACAAGGTGATGGTGGAGGTGGAATTCCTGTTGTATTTATTATCATTTTTGTTATTGTTTTGCTGATTATACTTTCGGGTCGAAATAAACGAAATGGCGGAAATGGTGGGAATAAACGAAATGGAGCTACGCAATCAATATTAGAAGCTATTATTTTAAGTCGTGCTGGCCGTGGCGGTTTTGGTGGAGGCGGCTTTGGCGGTGGCTTTGGTGGTGGTTCTAGTGGTGGCGGTTTTGGTGGTTTTGGCGGTGGAATGGGCGGCGGAGGTGGAGCTTCCGGAAGTTGGTAA
- a CDS encoding sensor histidine kinase, whose protein sequence is MSKPKNNNILDSVIFKKLRKLYLLAFLAIAITIIISQLLIQNHISTQINDSRVINIAGRQRMLSQKLTKEILFLNDSDTSDERKEKINQIKKTFQLWSSSHDGLIDGNQKLSLPKESNKEILTMFSEVALYFSPIKKAVENLLLKLEKDPNTSITLLKKETKSILTNETEFLNAMDVLVFKYDDISKAKVTKLKYLETLLLVVALLILALEILLLFRPFSIKIKDTINDLLKTKEEAILKTEQLNEMYIAKEESLLELQQLNYAIDNAVLFVSTNSEGSILHMSKKLQNLLGLSTNTIKGALEELLTTDLGQQMYLKELLKNKGRIWTGEVQIITKDDTDLWLDMSIIPLKRVSLKQKTLILCTDITQRKHNETELERISKEKYQEEIESQKILSSKIIEAQEEERKRIAKDIHDGIGQMLTALKFNAESINLNNIEVSLKKIENLKALSKEIIQGVRMATFNLVPPELTELGISSALQTLTVQLSKLTGKNIVFQNKTDFDIKLDSLTETNLYRITQEAVNNAIKYAKANYIFVSINHSSDIMSITIADDGIGFDIDQVKTNTEKGMGLLFMEERIKYINGRIFINSVIGEGTNITLNIKLDKI, encoded by the coding sequence GTGTCTAAACCTAAAAATAACAACATACTCGATAGTGTTATTTTCAAAAAACTAAGAAAGTTATATTTGCTTGCCTTTTTGGCAATAGCCATTACCATTATAATTTCCCAATTATTAATTCAGAATCATATTAGTACGCAAATAAATGATTCAAGAGTTATAAATATTGCTGGTAGACAACGTATGTTAAGCCAGAAATTAACCAAGGAGATTTTATTCTTAAACGACAGTGATACTTCAGACGAAAGAAAAGAAAAAATTAATCAAATTAAAAAAACGTTTCAACTTTGGTCATCTTCTCACGATGGTCTAATTGATGGAAACCAAAAATTAAGTTTACCCAAAGAAAGTAATAAAGAAATACTAACTATGTTTTCTGAGGTTGCTCTATATTTCTCACCCATAAAAAAAGCTGTTGAAAATTTACTTTTAAAATTAGAAAAGGACCCCAACACGTCAATTACTTTACTTAAAAAAGAAACCAAGAGTATCCTAACTAATGAAACTGAATTTTTAAACGCAATGGATGTTCTTGTTTTTAAATATGATGACATAAGTAAAGCCAAAGTAACTAAATTAAAATACTTAGAAACACTATTACTAGTCGTTGCTTTACTAATTCTTGCACTTGAAATTCTCCTTCTATTCAGACCTTTTTCAATAAAAATAAAAGATACAATTAACGATTTATTGAAGACTAAAGAAGAAGCTATTTTAAAAACCGAACAGCTAAATGAAATGTATATTGCTAAGGAAGAATCATTATTAGAATTACAGCAATTAAATTACGCTATTGATAATGCGGTATTGTTTGTTAGTACCAATTCAGAAGGTTCTATATTACATATGAGTAAGAAGCTACAAAACCTATTAGGACTTTCTACCAATACTATAAAAGGAGCCTTAGAAGAGTTACTTACTACTGACCTTGGGCAACAAATGTATTTAAAAGAACTTTTAAAAAATAAGGGTAGAATATGGACAGGTGAGGTTCAGATAATAACTAAAGACGACACAGACCTTTGGTTAGACATGTCTATTATTCCGCTAAAAAGAGTAAGTTTAAAACAAAAAACACTGATTTTATGTACGGATATTACACAACGGAAACATAATGAAACGGAACTAGAACGGATTTCTAAAGAAAAATATCAAGAGGAAATAGAATCACAAAAGATTCTTTCTAGTAAAATTATCGAAGCACAAGAAGAAGAACGAAAAAGAATAGCCAAAGACATTCACGATGGTATAGGCCAAATGCTAACCGCATTAAAATTTAATGCAGAATCTATCAATTTAAATAATATTGAAGTTTCTCTTAAAAAAATTGAAAACTTAAAGGCCCTTTCAAAAGAAATTATTCAAGGTGTTAGAATGGCAACTTTTAATTTGGTTCCTCCAGAATTAACGGAGTTAGGTATTTCTTCTGCACTACAAACGTTAACTGTTCAACTCTCAAAACTTACCGGGAAAAACATTGTATTTCAAAATAAAACAGACTTTGATATTAAATTAGATTCTCTCACAGAAACAAATTTGTATAGAATTACTCAGGAAGCCGTAAATAATGCCATTAAATACGCAAAAGCCAATTATATTTTTGTTTCAATTAATCATAGCTCAGATATCATGAGCATAACCATAGCAGATGACGGTATCGGTTTTGACATTGATCAAGTTAAAACAAACACAGAAAAAGGTATGGGTTTATTATTTATGGAAGAACGCATTAAATATATAAATGGTAGGATATTTATTAACTCTGTAATTGGTGAAGGCACAAATATCACTCTAAATATTAAGTTAGATAAAATTTAA
- a CDS encoding DUF4202 domain-containing protein — MNTKYENAIALFDKANSDDPNKEIWNGTTYPKELLYAQRMTEKLDLFEPNASYALKLAVRCQHICRWQIPRDSYEMNRKGYLTWRSDLSVFHAKTASEILKTVGFDEEFINSVTFLLKKKQLKKNKDTQILEDVICLVFLDYYFETFSGKYSEEKLIDILKKTWAKMSEKGHDEAMKINFSKNSIQLIQKALA, encoded by the coding sequence GTGAATACAAAATACGAAAACGCAATAGCATTATTTGACAAAGCAAATTCAGATGATCCTAATAAAGAAATTTGGAACGGTACAACGTACCCTAAAGAATTACTTTATGCTCAAAGAATGACTGAAAAATTAGATCTTTTTGAGCCCAATGCATCTTACGCTTTAAAATTGGCCGTTAGATGTCAACATATTTGTAGATGGCAAATACCAAGAGATTCTTATGAAATGAATAGAAAAGGTTATTTGACTTGGAGAAGTGACCTATCCGTATTTCATGCTAAAACAGCATCAGAAATTCTAAAAACTGTTGGTTTTGATGAAGAATTTATAAATTCGGTCACTTTTCTTTTAAAGAAGAAACAACTTAAAAAAAATAAAGATACTCAGATCTTAGAAGACGTAATCTGTTTGGTATTTTTAGATTATTATTTTGAAACTTTTTCAGGAAAATATTCTGAAGAAAAACTGATTGACATCTTAAAAAAAACATGGGCAAAAATGTCTGAAAAAGGTCATGACGAAGCAATGAAAATTAACTTCTCAAAAAATTCAATACAGCTCATACAAAAAGCCTTAGCTTAA
- a CDS encoding MBL fold metallo-hydrolase: MKKGIISVIILITYFSCQDKVDEKPTVSAKSNNPYILVLGNAQDAGYPQIACQKECCNRVSLNPELKRFVSSIAVIDPISNESWIFDATPDFTAQTKLLSKYVKDKPLPDGIFLTHAHIGHYTGLMFLGREALGAIKMPVFAMPKMQQFLTENGPWSQLIELENIDIRPLKQDSIIVLNSRISVMPIQVPHRDEFSETVGFIIHNQHKKALYIPDIDKWEKWNRKITDYIKEVDLAIVDATFFKEGEINRDMSEVPHPFVEESMTLFENLSEGDKRKVFFIHFNHTNPLLIEESDAQKLVQNKGFNIAKQGLVISF, encoded by the coding sequence ATGAAAAAAGGCATTATATCTGTAATTATTTTGATTACTTATTTTTCCTGTCAGGATAAAGTTGATGAAAAGCCTACAGTTTCTGCGAAATCAAATAATCCTTATATTTTAGTATTAGGTAATGCTCAAGATGCCGGTTATCCTCAAATTGCGTGTCAAAAAGAATGCTGTAATCGGGTAAGTCTAAACCCAGAATTAAAAAGATTTGTGAGTTCAATAGCTGTTATTGATCCTATTTCTAATGAAAGTTGGATTTTTGATGCTACACCTGATTTTACTGCCCAAACTAAACTTTTATCAAAATATGTAAAGGATAAGCCCTTGCCTGATGGTATCTTTTTAACTCATGCTCATATTGGGCATTATACAGGGTTAATGTTCTTAGGTAGAGAAGCTCTTGGAGCGATAAAAATGCCCGTTTTTGCAATGCCGAAAATGCAACAGTTTTTGACAGAAAATGGACCTTGGAGTCAATTAATAGAGCTAGAAAATATTGATATACGGCCATTAAAGCAAGACTCCATTATCGTATTGAATAGCAGAATTTCAGTAATGCCTATTCAAGTTCCGCATCGTGATGAATTTTCTGAAACGGTCGGTTTTATCATTCATAATCAACATAAAAAGGCTCTCTATATTCCTGATATTGATAAGTGGGAAAAATGGAATAGAAAAATAACAGATTATATTAAAGAAGTTGACCTCGCCATAGTAGATGCTACCTTTTTTAAAGAAGGAGAAATTAATAGAGATATGAGCGAAGTGCCACATCCTTTTGTTGAAGAAAGTATGACTTTGTTTGAAAACCTATCTGAAGGCGACAAAAGGAAAGTCTTTTTTATTCATTTTAATCATACAAATCCATTATTAATTGAAGAGAGTGATGCTCAGAAGTTAGTTCAAAATAAAGGGTTTAATATTGCAAAACAGGGTTTGGTGATTTCGTTTTAA
- a CDS encoding outer membrane beta-barrel protein — protein MKNLITCIVLLCTVAIFAQSKPYQISGTIVSETDNTPLESATVYLERAKDSTLVTYTITDENGHFKLEGKSSWKKFRINVSFIGSKTYSKLINYQNTPINLQTIKLADANLLDEVLIKSRSPITIKKDTLEFNVSSFKTKKDANVEDVLKELPGVEVDENGKITVNGKEVSKILVNGKPFFGDDPTITTRSLTKDIIEKIQITDTKTKSQAFTGEESTGDDKTINLTISKENNKGVFGRVSAGGGTDKRWEGAGMFNYFNNDRRISVLAGGNNINSLGFSFGEIEKMFGGGKASYRMGPGGQVSYSIGGRSFGGGQGVTTSKNTGFNYADKIGKKIDISTDYFYSNSNSDDKSSKERENILPDERYFTRSESTSSNQSENHKANLEFEINIDTTLYINIQPSIGYSTNKREYDEYENSSDDTSVLTNESTTESFVESTAKSFENEFSITKKFGTKGSFLKFELNNEFRSNTSDDFLNSQTEIYGNTPETITRDQYTDGKNDNNSFDTELTYRIPIIGKEFYIDLQHEYSRDKNENIKSTYDFNDTAQDFTDFNTDLSTNYEYLNKTSDQGVRLNYRKDKIYFNLRGSHVYRVLENKDVLRPELDLKRNFNTFSASSRFRYQFSSKKSFGFRYSLRSRVPQLSQLQPFTDISNPLNIRIGNPNLVPSNEHSINMNFNSFDFQKGSGFYSYLWSGLTNNQVIAKTTIDENFLRSTTYANVNGTYQLGIGSGFNKSIKIDSVKTIKLRLGLNVNTNKNINFNNDVKYASKNTTITPNMSLTFEWKDLFEIRPNYRLSFANNTFDIDQFNDTKFVTHWLGIETTTTIPKQLEWNNNITYTYNPNIADGFQKSAWFWNSTVSYSIMKDKGMISLKAYDLLNQNTNARRVTNENYIEDSQSTVLQQYFMIGFSYKFNTLGKAGEVRKGRRFRRF, from the coding sequence ATGAAAAATCTTATCACCTGTATAGTACTGCTATGCACTGTCGCTATTTTTGCACAATCTAAACCTTATCAAATTTCAGGAACTATTGTTTCCGAAACCGACAATACACCACTTGAATCTGCCACTGTATATTTAGAACGAGCAAAAGATAGTACTCTTGTCACTTACACTATTACAGATGAAAACGGTCATTTTAAATTAGAAGGAAAATCTTCATGGAAAAAATTCAGAATTAACGTTTCATTTATTGGATCTAAAACGTATAGCAAACTAATTAACTATCAAAATACTCCGATAAATTTGCAAACTATTAAATTAGCTGATGCCAATTTATTAGACGAAGTGCTTATAAAATCTAGATCGCCAATTACAATAAAAAAGGATACCCTAGAATTTAACGTGAGTTCTTTTAAAACTAAAAAAGATGCCAATGTAGAAGATGTATTAAAAGAATTACCGGGTGTAGAAGTTGATGAAAATGGTAAAATAACAGTGAATGGAAAAGAGGTAAGCAAAATACTAGTCAACGGTAAACCTTTTTTCGGTGATGACCCAACTATTACCACAAGGAGTTTAACCAAAGATATTATTGAAAAAATTCAAATTACAGATACAAAAACAAAATCGCAAGCCTTTACAGGAGAGGAAAGTACTGGTGATGATAAGACTATTAATTTAACTATTTCCAAAGAAAACAATAAAGGTGTTTTTGGACGTGTTTCAGCAGGTGGTGGTACTGACAAACGCTGGGAAGGTGCCGGTATGTTTAATTATTTTAATAACGATAGGCGAATTAGTGTATTAGCGGGTGGTAACAATATTAACTCATTAGGCTTTAGTTTTGGAGAAATTGAAAAAATGTTTGGTGGCGGAAAAGCTTCTTACCGTATGGGACCCGGCGGGCAAGTTTCTTATTCCATCGGTGGCAGATCTTTTGGTGGTGGACAAGGAGTAACAACATCTAAAAATACTGGCTTTAATTATGCCGATAAAATCGGAAAAAAGATAGATATATCCACTGACTACTTTTACTCTAACAGTAATTCAGATGATAAAAGTTCTAAAGAAAGGGAAAATATTTTACCCGATGAAAGGTATTTTACACGTTCAGAATCCACGTCATCCAATCAATCAGAAAATCATAAAGCAAATCTAGAGTTTGAAATAAACATTGATACTACATTATACATTAACATTCAACCATCAATCGGGTATTCAACAAACAAAAGAGAATATGATGAATACGAAAATTCTAGTGATGATACTAGTGTTTTAACGAATGAATCTACTACAGAATCTTTCGTCGAAAGCACCGCTAAAAGTTTTGAAAATGAATTTAGTATTACCAAAAAATTCGGCACTAAAGGTTCGTTTCTAAAGTTTGAATTGAACAACGAATTTCGCTCTAATACTAGCGACGACTTTCTAAATTCTCAAACTGAAATTTATGGAAACACACCTGAAACGATAACAAGAGATCAGTATACTGATGGTAAAAATGATAATAATAGTTTTGATACAGAACTCACTTATCGAATACCCATAATTGGTAAAGAATTTTATATCGATTTACAACATGAGTATAGCAGAGATAAAAATGAGAATATTAAAAGTACTTATGACTTTAACGATACGGCACAAGATTTTACCGATTTTAATACTGATTTAAGTACAAACTATGAATATCTAAACAAAACGAGTGATCAAGGTGTGCGATTAAATTATAGAAAAGATAAAATTTATTTTAATTTGAGAGGTTCTCATGTATACCGAGTGCTGGAAAATAAAGATGTCTTAAGACCAGAGCTTGATTTAAAACGAAATTTTAATACGTTTTCAGCTTCATCCCGATTTAGATATCAATTCAGTTCTAAAAAATCATTTGGATTTCGTTATAGCTTAAGAAGTAGAGTGCCTCAGCTAAGTCAATTACAACCCTTTACAGACATCTCAAATCCGTTGAATATTAGAATAGGAAATCCGAATCTAGTTCCATCTAACGAACATAGTATCAATATGAATTTCAATAGTTTTGATTTTCAAAAAGGTTCTGGATTTTACAGCTATTTATGGTCAGGTTTAACTAATAATCAAGTTATTGCCAAAACCACAATTGATGAAAATTTCTTAAGGTCAACTACCTACGCCAATGTTAACGGCACCTATCAATTAGGTATTGGTAGTGGTTTTAACAAATCGATAAAAATAGATTCTGTAAAAACGATTAAACTTCGATTAGGCCTAAATGTGAATACAAATAAAAATATAAATTTTAATAATGATGTAAAATATGCTTCTAAAAACACAACCATTACTCCTAATATGTCACTTACATTTGAATGGAAAGACCTTTTCGAAATAAGACCTAATTATCGTTTGTCTTTTGCCAACAACACTTTTGATATTGATCAATTTAATGACACAAAATTTGTAACACATTGGTTAGGTATTGAAACAACTACAACTATACCTAAACAATTGGAATGGAATAATAACATAACATATACTTACAATCCTAATATTGCTGATGGTTTTCAGAAAAGTGCTTGGTTTTGGAACTCCACAGTATCTTATTCTATTATGAAAGATAAGGGTATGATTAGTTTAAAAGCTTACGATTTACTAAATCAGAACACCAATGCAAGAAGAGTTACTAACGAAAACTACATTGAAGATTCACAGAGTACTGTTTTACAACAATATTTTATGATTGGGTTTAGTTACAAATTTAATACACTTGGCAAAGCAGGTGAAGTAAGAAAAGGTCGGAGATTTAGACGATTCTAG